A genomic stretch from Penaeus monodon isolate SGIC_2016 chromosome 25, NSTDA_Pmon_1, whole genome shotgun sequence includes:
- the LOC119589114 gene encoding uncharacterized protein LOC119589114, translating into MGVQGDLNALKKQRGTAKGKFTRKVTLCKEGIDRGDDVLVLKTNYEEVIEAFKCLECKNDELIQFISDNEDKLEDKNLGKEAEQYILDSERLKNELCAKIFMTNNEKKATDKPKVKVKRFEPPKFEGNLREYPTFKEDYKNLVQSEYGADPYALKMCLGGEALQTIKGSEGNYDEMFKRLDDKFGNPRKIVDLVISDLKSLRKISDGDTKGFVKMVDQVEQCWLDLKRVNLSDELNTANVVSHIEKILPSLQKREWVIKASDISVTGELFSELLGFLQKERKFWNT; encoded by the coding sequence ATGGGTGTGCAAGGGGACCTCAACGCCCTCAAGAAACAGAGGGGAACTGCTAAAGGAAAGTTCACCAGGAAGGTAACTTTATGTAAAGAAGGAATAGACAGAGGTGATGATGTATTAGTGTTGAAGACTAATTATGAGGAAGTAATAGAGGCATTTAAGTGTTTAGAGTGTAAGAATGATGAACTGATACAATTTATatctgataatgaggataaattagaagataaaaacctgggaaaagaggctgaacaatatattttagatagtgaAAGATTAAAGAATGAATTGTGTGCTAAGATattcatgacaaataatgagaagaaggcaACAGACAAACCAAAGGTTAAGGTAAAGAGATTTGAACCTCCCAAGTTTGAAGGTAATTTAAGAGAGTATCCTACATTTAAAGAGGATTATAAGAACTTGGTTCAAAGTGAATATGGTGCTGATCCATACGCACTCAAAATGTGTTTAGGTGGGGAGGCACTCCAGACAATAAAGGGCTCGGAGGGTAATTATGATGAAATGTTTAAGCGGTTGGATGACAAATTTGGTAACCCAAGAAAAATTGTAGACTTGGTGATAAGTGATCTCAAATCTCTGAGGAAGATATCAGATGGTGATACTAAAGGGTTTGTTAAAATGGTTGATCAGGTTGAACAATGTTGGTTagatttaaaaagggtaaatctATCTGATGAACTAAATACAGCTAATGTTGTTAGCCATATTGAGAAAATTCTGCCTTCACTCCAAAAAAGAGAATGGGTAATTAAAGCAAGTGATATCTCGGTCACTGGGGAATTGTTTTCTGAGCTATTAGGTTTCttgcagaaagaaaggaagtttTGGAATACATGA